A window of Microcystis aeruginosa FD4 contains these coding sequences:
- a CDS encoding ATP-dependent Clp protease ATP-binding subunit, whose amino-acid sequence MFERFTEKAIKVIMLAQEEARRLGHNFVGTEQILLGLIGEGTGVAAKVLKSMGVNLKDARVEVEKIIGRGSGFVAVEIPFTPRAKRVLELSLEEARQLGHNYIGTEHLLLGLIREGEGVAARVLENLGVDLSKVRTQVIRMLGETAEVAAGSSSQGRTKTPTLDEFGSNLTQMASEGKLDPVVGRQKEIERVIQILGRRTKNNPVLIGEPGVGKTAIAEGLAQRIANKDIPDILEEKRVVTLDIGLLVAGTKYRGEFEERLKKIMDEIRQAGNVILVIDEVHTLIGAGAAEGAIDAANILKPALARGELQCIGATTLDEYRKHIERDAALERRFQPVMVGEPSVEETIEILYGLRERYEQHHKLKILDEALEAAAKLSDRYISDRFLPDKAIDLIDEAGSRVRLINSQLPPAAKELDKELRQILKQKDDAVRGQDFEKAGELRDREMEIKTQIRNLASTKKGEDGNDEPFVDAEEIAHIVASWTGVPVNKLTETESEKLLHMEDTLHQRLIGQEDAVKAVSRAIRRARVGLKNPNRPIASFIFSGPTGVGKTELTKALAAYFFGSEDAMIRLDMSEYMERHTVSKLIGSPPGYVGYNEGGQLTEAVRRRPYTVVLFDEIEKAHPDVFNMLLQILEDGRLTDAKGRTVDFKNTLLIMTSNIGSKVIEKGGGGLGFEFADNQAEAQYNRIRSLVNEELKQYFRPEFLNRLDEIIVFRQLNKEEVKEIAEILLKDVFKRLTEQNITLSVTDKFKERLIEEGYNPAYGARPLRRAIMRLLEDVLAEEILSGRVGDGDTAMVDIDEEGKVKVISGERRELIAPVIE is encoded by the coding sequence ATGTTTGAAAGATTTACGGAAAAAGCCATTAAAGTAATCATGCTCGCCCAAGAAGAAGCCCGCCGCCTTGGCCATAACTTCGTGGGAACAGAGCAGATTTTACTAGGACTAATTGGAGAGGGAACGGGAGTTGCCGCCAAAGTCCTCAAGTCCATGGGTGTCAATCTCAAAGATGCGCGCGTGGAGGTGGAGAAAATCATCGGTCGCGGTTCCGGATTCGTAGCCGTGGAAATTCCCTTCACCCCCAGAGCCAAACGAGTTTTAGAACTCTCCCTCGAAGAAGCCCGTCAACTGGGCCATAACTATATTGGCACAGAACATCTCCTTTTAGGACTAATTCGCGAAGGGGAAGGTGTGGCCGCTAGGGTTCTGGAAAATCTCGGCGTGGATCTCTCGAAAGTTCGCACCCAAGTGATCAGAATGTTAGGGGAAACCGCCGAAGTGGCCGCCGGTTCATCTTCCCAAGGTCGCACTAAAACCCCGACTCTTGATGAATTCGGTTCCAATCTAACCCAAATGGCCAGCGAGGGTAAACTCGATCCCGTGGTCGGCCGACAAAAGGAAATCGAGCGCGTCATCCAAATTCTTGGCCGTCGTACCAAAAATAACCCAGTCCTGATTGGGGAACCGGGGGTAGGTAAAACAGCGATCGCAGAAGGATTGGCCCAACGCATCGCTAACAAGGATATTCCCGACATTCTCGAAGAAAAACGGGTTGTCACCCTCGATATCGGCTTGTTAGTGGCGGGAACCAAATATCGCGGCGAATTTGAGGAACGCCTCAAAAAAATCATGGACGAAATTCGCCAAGCGGGTAACGTCATCCTTGTGATCGATGAAGTTCATACTCTCATCGGTGCCGGGGCAGCCGAAGGGGCGATCGATGCGGCCAATATTCTCAAACCGGCTTTGGCCCGAGGAGAACTACAATGTATCGGGGCGACGACCTTGGATGAGTACCGCAAACATATCGAACGGGATGCGGCTCTAGAAAGACGTTTTCAACCGGTTATGGTCGGTGAACCCTCCGTAGAAGAAACGATCGAAATTCTCTACGGTCTCCGGGAACGCTACGAACAGCACCACAAATTAAAAATCTTAGATGAGGCCCTGGAAGCGGCGGCGAAATTGTCCGATCGCTACATTAGCGATCGCTTCTTACCAGACAAGGCGATCGATTTAATCGATGAAGCTGGTTCGAGAGTGCGCTTGATTAATTCCCAATTGCCTCCAGCAGCCAAGGAATTAGATAAAGAACTGCGGCAAATTCTCAAACAAAAAGATGACGCGGTGCGCGGTCAAGACTTCGAGAAAGCTGGGGAATTGCGCGATCGGGAAATGGAAATCAAAACCCAGATCCGTAATCTCGCTTCCACCAAAAAAGGCGAAGATGGCAACGACGAACCCTTTGTTGACGCGGAGGAAATCGCTCACATCGTCGCTTCTTGGACTGGGGTTCCCGTCAATAAACTGACCGAAACCGAATCCGAGAAACTGCTGCACATGGAAGATACCCTGCATCAGCGTCTCATCGGTCAAGAGGACGCAGTTAAAGCGGTGTCCCGCGCCATTCGTCGCGCTCGCGTCGGTCTGAAAAATCCCAACCGTCCCATTGCTTCCTTTATCTTCTCAGGTCCGACGGGGGTAGGTAAAACCGAGTTAACTAAAGCTCTGGCCGCTTATTTCTTTGGTTCCGAAGATGCGATGATCCGTCTCGATATGTCGGAATACATGGAACGGCACACGGTTTCTAAGTTGATCGGTTCACCTCCGGGTTATGTTGGTTACAACGAAGGGGGACAATTAACGGAAGCGGTGCGTCGTCGTCCCTATACGGTGGTGCTATTCGACGAAATCGAAAAAGCTCACCCCGATGTCTTCAATATGCTTCTGCAAATCCTTGAAGATGGACGTTTGACCGATGCTAAAGGTCGCACAGTGGACTTTAAAAATACCCTGTTGATCATGACCTCGAACATCGGTTCTAAAGTGATCGAGAAGGGTGGCGGTGGTTTAGGTTTCGAGTTTGCCGATAATCAAGCTGAGGCCCAGTATAACCGCATTCGATCGCTGGTTAATGAGGAATTAAAACAATATTTCCGTCCGGAATTCCTCAACCGTCTCGATGAGATTATTGTCTTCCGTCAACTCAATAAGGAAGAAGTCAAGGAAATCGCCGAAATCCTGCTCAAGGATGTGTTTAAACGTCTGACAGAACAAAATATTACTTTGTCTGTTACTGATAAGTTTAAAGAACGCTTGATCGAGGAGGGTTATAATCCGGCCTACGGCGCTCGTCCCTTACGTCGTGCGATTATGCGTCTCTTGGAAGATGTTCTGGCTGAGGAAATTCTCTCCGGACGCGTGGGTGATGGTGATACGGCCATGGTCGATATCGATGAGGAAGGTAAGGTGAAAGTTATTTCCGGTGAAAGACGTGAGTTAATCGCTCCCGTGATTGAATAA